From a region of the Desulfobacterales bacterium genome:
- a CDS encoding SDR family oxidoreductase, translated as MDTKNFLVVGGSSGIGLEITKTLHEKDNKVYVGSRSNDALTPLDGLHHLTIDVQADSLNFEGLPEVLNGIVYCPGTIRLKPFHRLTMNDFLEDWQVNFLGAVKTIQACLPNLKKSKTGAAIVLFSTVAVQTGMPFHASVAGAKAAVEGLTRSLAAEFAPRIRVNAIAPSLTDTPLAQGLLSSEEKRKASAERHPSKRIGTPQEIAQIAIHLLSDASAWMTGQIIHVDGGMSALRTFR; from the coding sequence ATGGATACCAAAAATTTTTTAGTCGTTGGCGGCAGTTCTGGTATTGGACTGGAAATTACCAAGACGCTGCATGAAAAAGATAACAAGGTGTATGTGGGGTCACGATCCAATGATGCTTTAACCCCGCTGGACGGTTTACACCATCTGACAATCGATGTGCAGGCCGATTCGCTCAATTTTGAGGGGTTGCCGGAGGTGCTGAATGGAATCGTATATTGTCCGGGGACCATTCGGCTGAAGCCCTTTCATCGGTTGACGATGAATGACTTTTTGGAAGACTGGCAGGTTAACTTTTTAGGGGCGGTTAAAACGATTCAAGCGTGTCTGCCGAATTTAAAAAAGTCAAAAACCGGCGCCGCCATAGTGCTGTTCAGCACGGTGGCCGTTCAAACTGGTATGCCTTTTCATGCCTCTGTTGCGGGGGCCAAAGCAGCCGTGGAGGGTTTGACCCGTTCTTTGGCGGCTGAATTTGCGCCCCGGATCCGTGTGAATGCCATCGCCCCTTCACTTACGGATACGCCGTTGGCTCAGGGTTTGTTGTCGAGCGAAGAAAAACGGAAAGCTTCCGCAGAACGCCATCCGTCAAAGCGGATCGGAACACCGCAGGAAATTGCCCAAATCGCCATCCATTTGCTGTCCGATGCCAGTGCCTGGATGACCGGTCAAATCATTCATGTCGATGGCGGTATGAGCGCTTTGCGAACCTTCAGATAA
- a CDS encoding DUF4174 domain-containing protein yields MKFANGLKSMKKCLPYVQTLIISMIVATAVFVYDRKDALPMDLSEFQWKNRLLFLIAPDSNHPEFKKLQHDIARQPEEVKDRDLVIFEIFEQGESRINTAAVDRQTADSFRDRFGIAKNEFTLILVGKDGGVKLKRKGYVSLATVFELIDSMPMRQNEMRQRKQ; encoded by the coding sequence TTGAAATTTGCAAACGGGTTAAAGTCTATGAAAAAATGTTTACCGTATGTTCAAACGCTAATAATTAGTATGATCGTTGCGACAGCGGTGTTCGTTTATGATCGCAAGGATGCGCTACCAATGGACTTAAGTGAATTTCAGTGGAAGAATAGACTGCTTTTTTTGATTGCACCAGATAGCAACCATCCGGAATTCAAAAAGTTGCAGCATGACATTGCCAGACAACCAGAAGAAGTCAAAGACCGCGATCTGGTGATTTTTGAAATATTTGAGCAGGGCGAATCTCGAATAAACACCGCGGCCGTAGACCGACAAACGGCGGACTCATTCCGAGATCGATTTGGCATTGCTAAAAATGAATTCACCCTTATTCTGGTTGGTAAAGATGGGGGCGTCAAGCTGAAGCGCAAAGGCTATGTCAGCTTAGCTACTGTTTTTGAATTGATTGATTCAATGCCCATGCGTCAGAATGAAATGCGCCAAAGAAAGCAGTAG